GTAACGTTGCCTAAGTTTTCTGCGGTGGGGGCGTTGGTAAAGTCCTTACCGAAGTAAAAACGGGTGATCGTGTTGTCGTCGGCGTTTGCTGTGAGGCCCCAGTATTCATCACCCTCCTGGATGATAGTGAGTTCTGCGGGATAGTTCAGGGTGTTGCCGATATTGCCCCAGTTGGTCGCGGTCAGACTGGCTTTGGCAGTACCCAGGCTGCTGCCGAAGTCCACTTTGATGATGCGGGCTAAGGCTTGGGTATGACCGCCTACGACGATCAGGTGCCAGCCGTTTACGTCTTTTACCACTTGTAGCCCTTCGGTAAATTGCGGAACGATTCCATTGAAAGTACCCAGGTCTTCGGCGGTTGGCGTGTTGAGCAGACTATTCCCATAGGTAAGGCGTACGAGGCTATTTACTCCGAAATTGGATACAAAGCCATACCACACGCCATTGTCCTGCTGGATGGTGATGAAGGTAGGGGTATTGAGCAAGTTGCCGGGGTTGCCAAGATCAGTAAGTGTAGGAGTACCATACAGGTCGTAACCGCAGAAGTTCCAGTAATAGGTACTGGCTCCTGTTGAAGTATTGGTAATATAGACTGGATCATTGATACATACGGTATCTGGTGCTGTAAAACTTGCCTGTCCGAAAACGTTCAGCCGTACTAACAAACAAAGGCTGAAGATAATGAGATGCTTCATGTTAAGGTATAGATTGAATACAAAGTGCCCTATTGGCACAGGTTGTCCCTAGAGTTAACTTCTCTTAAATAAAGGTAGATTTATTTTAAATAATAGCCATTAAATTTTCCTGTGCTTAGTCGTGATGAGTGTAAGAAAGCCAGTTGGAGCCCCCTTATCGGCCTATCAGCGCGAATGCTCTTTTTTTGACGGTACCCCATACCTGCATTACATCTTCGGATACGTTCAGTTGCAGGAGCAATACGCCATAGATCGCTGTAAAGGCCGTTGATCTTGCGACTAAGCCCAGGAAAGGATCTTTGAGATGAATCGTATAGGCTACCAGCGGGTACACGGCCATAGGCAACACGAGGGCCACGATGGTCTTCTTTGTAAAAGGCTGTAAATTAAAAGTTTTGTAAAGGAATATGTACCTGATGATATTAAAAATGGTCCTTGAAATGAGAATAGCGAGTGCTGCCCCGACCATGCCATATGATTTGATGAGTACATAGGAAAGCGGTAGTGTGAGGGTCAGCAGAACGATGTTTGAATACAATTCAAATTTCCATTTCCGGGAAGTAATGATGATTGCACTATTCATCCCCGTACCCAATTCAATTACCTGGTAGAGACCCAGGTAGAACATCACGGGTTTCCCCAGGTGATACATTGGATCTGGTTTTACCCAATCCAGCAGGTCATCCCAGTTCAGCATGATGATGGCAAAGATAAAACTCGCTGCGATGAGCAGGTTGAGCGATGTTTTCTTATAGATCCGGTCCAGCTTGAGCATATCCTTATCTTTCCAGGCCTGCGAAATAGGCCCGGCGGCCATGCTCAGTGCCGCACGGAAGGGAACCACTATAAAGTTTGAAATATATTGCGTATTAATAAATACCGAAGCAAAAGATAGGCCCATTAAGCTCGAAATGATGATTGAGTCCATGGTGGTACTCAACAGGGAAATCACATTACTGACAAAGGTGACAGCGCTGTAAGGCAGCATTTTTTTCCAGAGCCGTTTGGTGAGCCTGCTGATCTTAAACGACATTTTTAACTGTCTTACACACAGCAGGTAAATAATCAGTGCTGCAAAGATCGCAAAGTACTGAAGGCTGAAGAGATTGGCATAGAGGGGGAACGAGATGATGCCCGCGATGAAGAGCACATTCAGGACGCTATTGAGCCCTCTGAACAGCAGTTCCTTCATAAAATTGGCCACATGCCCTTTCTGGATGGTCCAGGTTTGAGATTCGAGTACCTGGAATAAGGTAGCGAATAAAG
This window of the Chitinophaga sancti genome carries:
- a CDS encoding oligosaccharide flippase family protein; amino-acid sequence: MSTIRKKGIITTFFIYAGFLFGALNTYLYAKYFIPDQTGLTRVLLDISLLFSSFALLGSNTIVVKFFPYYKNYHKENNSELLTISFFFSTIGFLIILLSFTTFMKPLIIQKFVGKSPLLVQYFNLVFPLTLFATLFQVLESQTWTIQKGHVANFMKELLFRGLNSVLNVLFIAGIISFPLYANLFSLQYFAIFAALIIYLLCVRQLKMSFKISRLTKRLWKKMLPYSAVTFVSNVISLLSTTMDSIIISSLMGLSFASVFINTQYISNFIVVPFRAALSMAAGPISQAWKDKDMLKLDRIYKKTSLNLLIAASFIFAIIMLNWDDLLDWVKPDPMYHLGKPVMFYLGLYQVIELGTGMNSAIIITSRKWKFELYSNIVLLTLTLPLSYVLIKSYGMVGAALAILISRTIFNIIRYIFLYKTFNLQPFTKKTIVALVLPMAVYPLVAYTIHLKDPFLGLVARSTAFTAIYGVLLLQLNVSEDVMQVWGTVKKRAFALIGR